One genomic window of Camelina sativa cultivar DH55 chromosome 5, Cs, whole genome shotgun sequence includes the following:
- the LOC104786318 gene encoding pentatricopeptide repeat-containing protein At2g32630: protein MNKEVRTMSSHKLSRLFNIVTQNQKSPVLISDEEAARRIAAYLAEKPNIGKLQSNPSLLFNLNPNVTRLVLSEPTLPTQSCVDFFKYLLGFESNLKPDLTAVVTLSRRLYSNRRFNEMRCLLKSVVTDGFYDRPVEGLGSAMGDCDVSDEKFGFWETFFDLVFRVYVDNAMFEEGLRVFDYMVKKGLKIDERSCIVFLVAAKKRRESDLCLDFFRRMVDSGVKITVYSLTIVVEVLCRRGEVEKSKKLVKEFSRKGIKPEAYTYNTIINAYVKQRDFSGVEKVLKVMKKEGVVYNKVTYTLLMELSVKNGRMVDAEKVFDEMRERGIECDVHVYTSMISWYCRKGNVKRAFLLFDELTEKGLLPSSYTYGALIDGVCKVGEMGAAEILMNEMQSKGVDITQVVFNTLINGYCRKGMIDEALTIYDVMEKKGFEADVFTLNTIASCLNRLKRYDEAKQWLFRMMEGGVRLSTVSYTNLMDVYCKEGNVEEAKRLFLEMGSKGVQPNAITYNVMIYAYCKQGKIKEARKLRADMEAKGMHPDSYTYTSLIHGECIADDIDEAMRLFSEMGSKGLDQNSVTYTVMISGLSKTGKSDEAFGLYDEMKRKGYTIDNKVYTALVGSMHSPET from the coding sequence ATGAACAAAGAAGTAAGAACTATGTcttctcacaaactctcacgACTCTTCAACATTGTAACACAGAATCAGAAATCTCCGGTTTTGATCTCAGACGAAGAAGCAGCCAGAAGAATCGCGGCGTACCTAGCGGAGAAACCAAACATCGGAAAACTTCAATCGAATCCATCACTTCTCTTCAATTTGAATCCAAACGTAACCCGTCTCGTTCTCTCTGAACCTACTCTACCAACTCAATCATGCGTCGATTTCTTCAAGTATCTCCTCGGATTCGAATCCAATCTCAAACCCGATCTCACGGCGGTTGTGACTTTATCTCGCCGGTTATATTCTAACCGGAGGTTCAATGAGATGAGATGTTTATTGAAATCGGTTGTCACCGACGGGTTTTACGACCGCCCAGTTGAGGGTTTAGGATCAGCGATGGGTGACTGCGACGTTTCTGatgaaaagtttggattttgggAAACTTTTTTCGATTtggtgtttagggtttatgtaGATAACGCAATGTTTGAAGAGGGTTTAAGGGTTTTTGATTACATGGTTAAAAAGGGTTTGAAGATTGACGAAAGATCCtgcattgtttttttggttgcgGCGAAGAAGCGCCGCGAAAGTGATCTCTGTTTGGACTTTTTCCGGCGAATGGTTGATTCTGGAGTGAAGATAACTGTTTACTCGTTGACGATTGTGGTTGAAGTGTTATGTAGAAGAGGTGAAGTTGAGAAGAGTAAGAAACTGGTTAAGGAGTTTTCTCGTAAAGGGATTAAACCTGAAGCTTATACTTACAATACTATTATCAATGCTTATGTGAAACAGAGAGACTTCTCTGGTGTAGAAAAGGTTTTGAAGGTGATGAAGAAGGAGGGTGTTGTGTATAATAAGGTTACTTATACGCTTTTGATGGAATTGAGTGTTAAGAATGGGAGAATGGTTGATGCggagaaggtgtttgatgaaatgcgTGAGAGAGGGATAGAATGTGATGTTCATGTGTATACGTCGATGATTAGTTGGTATTGCAGAAAAGGGAATGTGAAAAGAgcgtttttgttgtttgatgaATTGACGGAGAAGGGGCTTTTACCGAGTAGTTATACTTATGGGGCGCTTATTGATGGGGTGTGTAAAGTAGGGGAAATGGGTGCAGCTGAGATTTTGATGAATGAGATGCAAAGTAAAGGAGTTGATATCACTCAAGTGGTGTTTAATACGTTGATTAATGGGTATTGCAGGAAAGGGATGATTGATGAAGCGTTAACGATTTATGATGTGATGGAGAAGAAAGGTTTTGAAGCTGATGTTTTCACTTTGAATACGATTGCTAGCTGTTTGAATAGATTAAAAAGGTACGATGAGGCAAAGCAATGGCTGTTCAGAATGATGGAAGGTGGTGTGAGGCTTAGCACTGTTAGTTATACTAATTTGATGGATGTTTATTGCAAAGAAGGGAACGTTGAGGAGGCAAAGAGGCTATTTTTGGAGATGGGAAGCAAGGGAGTACAGCCCAACGCTATCACATACAATGTGATGATCTATGCGTACTGCAAGCAAGGGAAAATAAAGGAAGCCCGTAAACTAAGGGCTGACATGGAAGCAAAAGGGATGCATCCGGATTCATATACCTACACATCGCTCATACACGGGGAATGTATTGCTGATGATATAGATGAAGCAATGAGGCTATTTAGCGAGATGGGGTCGAAGGGTTTGGACCAGAATTCTGTAACATACACTGTGATGATCTCGGGTTTGTCCAAAACTGGAAAATCAGACGAAGCCTTTGGATTGTATGATGAGATGAAAAGGAAAGGGTATACTATAGATAATAAGGTTTATACTGCACTTGTTGGAAGTATGCATTCACCTGAGACTTAG